A region of the Stieleria neptunia genome:
TGCTAGGTCAATCCTAGCAGTTTCGCGGTCGAAACATGAGACGAGGCTACATTCCTTGATCGGTGCGGCTTTTTCTTCTTCGGGCCGCGGACCGATTTTCTGTACTCCTTTAGGTCGATCGTCCGAGCGATCTTCTTCAGCATCGCGACGAGGCCTTTGATTGTCGTCGGAATCAATTCTGCCCACTCGTCCTCGGTGATCGCAATCAACATCCCTTCGGTTTTATCGGAGACATTTTTTGAGACGTGAAAGTGGCTGATCGCTTCCACCTCTGATTCGTCATGGGTCGCAAACAAAGCCGCAAAGATGGTTTGTCGAAGATTGAACGCGAGCAGCGACATACAAAACAGGAACGTTGCTGCTTTGGGATGACCGACACCTGATTTCTCGCAAGTGAGCGTCATCTGTAAAATATTGAACGCGGTTTCTTCTTCCCAGCGATGCCGGTAAACCTCTGCCACGTCCTTAGCCGAAACTGTGGCGGGAAGATTCGTCAACACGTGAATCTCTTCGTCGCCATCTCGCGTTGGCGAGTCCAATATGACAGTGATTCGGCGAACCACCATGGCATCTTCGGCAGCAGATAGTTTCAACGCTTGTTCGTAGACTACGCCTGTGCTGCTGCGGCCAATGCGTTTGCGTTTTCCCAGTAAAACGCCTTTCAAACGCCCGTGCTGGCGGATCACGAAGAAGCTTTTGGATTGAGCGAGTTTGTTGAGGAATGGGACGATGCAATAATGCCGGTCCGCAATTACGACATCATTCGGCTGGATATCATCCACGATCCGATCGCAACACGTCGACTCTTGCGCGTGGCCGTCAAGCAGCACGTACGCGCGGTCAAACACCTGTCGCTGTAGGTCAAACCTCGCGACTAGTTTACCCGGCAACGGTGCACCCTTGACGTCTCGAAGGTCTTTCAATCTTTTGTCAGACTTCGCCAAGACATTCCCATCAATACTCAAGCAACGATAACCTGGAAGCAATTCCCAG
Encoded here:
- a CDS encoding transposase, with the protein product MTRALTQDFIGSDLQLVFDNNREKQYEYLATFQAVAMTVADVALDFSENFNQAYKEHKENLDVSRQSFYAKTRGIEPAVSESLVSHAAKRTIQMQDAMGFTPWELLPGYRCLSIDGNVLAKSDKRLKDLRDVKGAPLPGKLVARFDLQRQVFDRAYVLLDGHAQESTCCDRIVDDIQPNDVVIADRHYCIVPFLNKLAQSKSFFVIRQHGRLKGVLLGKRKRIGRSSTGVVYEQALKLSAAEDAMVVRRITVILDSPTRDGDEEIHVLTNLPATVSAKDVAEVYRHRWEEETAFNILQMTLTCEKSGVGHPKAATFLFCMSLLAFNLRQTIFAALFATHDESEVEAISHFHVSKNVSDKTEGMLIAITEDEWAELIPTTIKGLVAMLKKIARTIDLKEYRKSVRGPKKKKPHRSRNVASSHVSTAKLLGLT